A single region of the Kwoniella botswanensis chromosome 1, complete sequence genome encodes:
- a CDS encoding dihydroxy-acid dehydratase, whose amino-acid sequence MPCEGCTCGLRENGGNEEDILGQTPVGVRSFTAPADESGEPEGVEPAVPLRSKQWWNNPSDGLADMCGAYVERYLNGGLTMNEIANKHKPIIGIAQTGSDLAPCNSGHVQLAKRVRDGIIAAGGTPFEFPCHPIQETTKRPTASLDRNFAYLSLVEVLFGYPMDGVVLLTGCDKTTPALLMAAATVNIPAICMNVGPMLNGESFVVITELNGTGYAGQRLVGSGTVLWDARAALAAGKIDQLQLMQTVATSAPSLGHCNTMGTASTMNALAEALGMALPGSASIPAPYRERGACAYQTGRRIVDLVREDVKPSDILTREAFENAIALNTAIGGSTNAPIHLNAIAKHIGVPLSNQDWQDVGYKLPLLVNIQPAGEYLCEEYHRAGGLPAVTAELIKHNLLPHPDALTVSGKSMGDNCRNDFSTDRRVIRSISNPVKTSAGFLHLSGSLFDSAIMKTSVISKAFHDQYLSNPDDPMAFEGPVAVFDGPEDYHHRIEKGDDIQAGTILIMRGAGPQGYPGAAEVVNMIPPGRLIKKGIELPCIGDGRQSGTSGSPSILNASPEAATGGNLGLLQDGDVVRIDLAKGRADIKVDPEELRVRREKMGLYKGPKSQTPWQELFRENVSELSEGMVIPKAVKYQRLAQTAGIPRRNH is encoded by the exons ATGCCGTGCGAAGGTTGCACTTGTGGACTACGTGAAAATGGCGGGAACGAAGAAGACATTCTCGGGCAAACCCCTGTAGGCGTGAGGTCTTTCACCGCTCCAGCGGACGAAAGCGGAGAGCCAGAGGGAGTTGAACCGGCGGTGCCACTACGATCCAAGCAATGGTGGAATAATCCTTCTGATG GGTTGGCAGACATGTGCGGAGCTTATGTTGAGAGGTATCTAAACGGCGGTCTTACCA TGAATGAGATCGCGAATAAGCATAAGCCGATCATTGGAATCGCTCAGACTGGTTCCGACCTCGCACCTTGCAACTCTGGTCACGTTCAGCTCGCCAAGCGTGTTCGCGACGGAATCATCGCTGCTGGTGGTACACCATTTGAATTCCCGTGCCATCCTATACAAGAGACTACGAAACGTCCAACTGCATCCCTCGACCGAAATTTCGCGTACTTGTCGCTTGTAGAAGTACTTTTTGGGTATCCTATGGACGGAGTCGTTCTTCTGACTGGATGTGACAAAAC TACTCCAGCCCTCTTGATGGCGGCGGCTACGGTTAACATCCCTGCTATCTGCATGAATGTGGGACCCATGTTGAATGGTGAGTCCTTTGTCGTTATAACCGAGCTGAATGGTACAGGTTATGCTGGTCAGCGTCTTGTCGGTTCGGGTACCGTTCTATGGGATGCAAGAGCTGCTCTGGCAGCGGGcaaaattgatcaattgcaATTGATGCAGACCGTGGCTACGTCTGCTCCCAG TCTTGGACATTGCAATACCATGGGAACAGCTAGTACAATGAACGCCTTGGCCGAAGCACTTGGTATGGCGCTTCCCGGTAGTGCTTCAATTCCTGCACCTTATCGAGAAAGGGGTGCTTGCGCATATCAGACCGGGCGTAGAATTGTCGATCTCGTTCGGGAAGATGTCAAGCCTTCCGATATTTTGACGAGAGAGGCCTTCGAAAATGCCATTGCCTTGAATACCGCCATTGGAGGTTCCACCAATGCACCAATCCATCTCAACGCTATCGCCAAACACATTGGAGTTCCACTTTCCAATCAAGATTGGCAAGATGTCGGTTATAAATTACCGTTACTAGTGAACATACAGCCTGCTGGTGAATATCTATGTGAAGAGTATCATCGAGCTGGCGGTCTCCCTG CCGTGACTGCCGAACTAATCAAGcataatcttcttcctcatcccgATGCTTTGACGGTCTCTGGCAAGTCAATGGGAGATAATTGTCGGAATGACTTTTCGACCGATCGTCGAGTGATTCGCTCTATCTCAAACCCCGTCAAAACTTCAGCGGGTTTCCTGCATCTCTCCGGATCCCTGTTCGATAGTGCTATAATGAAGACGTCCGTGATCAGCAAAGCGTTCCACGACCAGTATCTAAGCAACCCAGACGATCCGATGGCTTTCGAAGGTCCTGTAGCGGTGTTCGATGGTCCTGAAGACTACCATCATCGTAtagaaaagggagatgacATACAGGCTGGAACAATTCTTATCATGCGAGGAGCAGGTCCACAAGGCTATCCTGGAGCCGCTGAAGTCGTGAATATGATACCTCCTGGTCGTCTGATCAAGAAAGGTATCGAATTACCGTGTATTGGTGATGGACGACAATCCGGTACCTCCGGTAGCCCCTCAATCCTCAATGCATCACCCGAAGCGGCCACCGGTGGAAatcttggtcttctccaAGATGGCGATGTCGTACGAATTGACTTAGCAAAGGGGCGAGCGGATATCAAGGTTGATCCCGAAGAATTGAGGGTAAGAcgggagaagatgggtctATACAAAGGTCCTAAGAGTCAGACACCTTGGCAGGAGCTCTTCAGAGAGAATGTCAGTGAGCTCTCGGAAGGTATGGTCATACCAAAGGCAGTCAAGTATCAACGTTTGGCTCAGACTGCAGGTATACCCAGGCGTAATCACTAG